The genome window GGCTCTCAACAAAGTTGAGAAAACCAAGATCCTGCCGAACGACCCATAGGGAGTGAGGCATTGAGTTTATCCTCACGACCCATAGGGAGTGAGGCATTGAGTTTATCCTCACGACCCATAGGGAGCGAGGCATTGAGTTTATCCGAACGACCGAACTCAGCAAGCGTCTTCTTACGAGGCGGCGCTTAGGGAGTGAGGCGCTGAGTTCCGACTTTATATGTCCCCGGTCGGGATTTCCGGATTTCCCGAAAAACACGAATCAGGCGGATCATCGTAAGAGTTCCCACACTTTCGCGAATTCCGGATCGATCGACGACCGATTTTACGCTTTGTAAGAGTTCCCACGTTCTCGAGAAATATCGAACTTTAGGATATTCTTGCATTCTTCTCTGAAATTGTGGGAACTCCTTCGGAAAGATTTACGAGGGAACGTCGATTTTTGCGGGAACTCCCCTCCCTCGGCCTTTCATCGAGCCAAGAGGCAAAAAAGGAATATACGGTTTTTTTGATTTGATTTTTACCGTCCAATGTCGTACTTGAAAGTTCTTTCCTAAATCGGAACCTTCCTTTTAGTGAAACGATGAAATTCGAATGTGAATTTCTTAAAACGCGGTAAAAGTTTGTCGGAACAACTAAGAATACTTTCTTGACGAAATTCGGATTCCGTTCCCGGGAAATTCGCATCCCGAAAAAGCGTTATGCGCGTTTAAAGATCCGAGAGAAATACAAAGAGAATATGGACAAAACGAAAGTTAATAAAAATTCGAGGGTTGTGATTACGGGGATCGGAGTCGTTCTCCCCAATACCTATTCCGTGGATACGTTTTGGAAAAATCTTTCCGAAGGGAATTCCCAAATCGATTGGATTACGAGATTTCCCACCGATGATATGCCCGTCAAAGTCGCCGCGGAGATGAACAACTTCGATTGGAAAAAATTTCTCCCCGATCTAAACGAGAAACACGCAAAAAATTATAACCGCGAAACCTTCGCGATCATGGCTGCGATGGAGGAAGCGAGAAGAGACGCAAAACTCGAAAAGGATTCGGTCGATCCATCCAAAGTCGGCTTTATCGATTCTTCTTCAAGAGCGTCTCTTGCTTGGTGGGAACACGCCTGGAAACTCTATCACGAAGAACAGAATTCCGGCGTTTTCGATCGTTATTCCGTTTTGACTTCTATGGCTTCCAATCCGACCAACCTCACCGCGATCTACGCAAACATTCAAGGATTCGTAACAACGATCACCGCGGCTTGCGTAGGAGGTCATCACGCAATCAGTCTTTGTTATCAGGCGATCCGTAAAGGAAGAGCCGAAGTGATGTATGCGGGCGGTCACGAATTCCCTCTCATCAAACCGTTGATGATGATGTATTCCGATCCGGCGAGTTCGGTCATGTCTGCGGAAAAAGACAATCCGAAGGCGGCGATCAAACCGTATGATCGCAACCGGGACGGTTTTATCTTGGGAGAAGGCGCCGCCGTTCTTTGTATGGAAAGAATGGATCACGCTCTCGCGAGAGGAGCGAAAATCTACGCGGAAGTCTTGGGAACCTTCAGTTACAACGAGGCCGATCACGCGATGAGAATGGACTTAACCGGTAAAAAAGCGGCGACCGGTTTGAATCGTCTTTTGAAAATCAGCGGACTTCGTCTCGGAGACATCGACTACTTCTGCGGACACGGAACCGCGACGATTAACAACGATATGGCGGAAAGCCGCGCTCTTAAGGTTTTATACAACGGACTCGCTCGAAACAAATGGGCGCCTCTCGGTTCGATCAAACCGATTTTCGGTCATACGTTCGGAGCGGCGGGAATCATCAACGTCGCGGCGACCGCGCTCATGCTCGAAAAACAGACCCTCTGCCCTACGATCAATCTCAAGGACGTGGACCCCGAATGCGACCACGATCATATCACCGAAGGAGCGAGAAAAGTGCGGATGCGGAACGCGATCTCGATGGCATTCGCGATCGGAAGTCAGTCTTCTTTCGTAAGCCTCACCGCTCCCGATCTTCTTTAAAGGAATCCGAATGAAAAACGGCGGACTGCACAGACAATACGATCATTCCAAAAAGTTAAAGTCCGTCCTTTACTACCAAGGCGCGGTGACGCACGAAATCCTCGGAAGTCTTACGGAAATTCTCAAGGATAGGATCGCGAATGAAAAACGAAAGAACAAGATTCTCAATGTGTTCGTGGAAATGGCGCAGAACGTCAGTCACTATTCTCTGGAAAAGGAAGGGGATTACGGAGTGGGACTGATTCTCGTAAAAGAAAAAAGTCATATTCTCAAACTCTCCACCGCCAATTTTCTCAGCGCGGAAACCGCTTCCGTTCTGAGGACCAAACTGGAACATTTTTTATCCCTGACCGGAGAAGAAGTAAAGGAACTGTATCAGGAAAAGATCAAAGGAGAAAGACCGGAGGACAGCAAAGGTGCGGGTTTGGGATTTTTGGAAATATTAAAAAAATCTGATTTTCCGTTTCGTTCCGCGTTCGAGCCGACGGAAACCGGAGATTTCTTTTTTACTCTTACCGTTTTCTTTCGCCTGGGGTAAGCTTCCAAGGTTCCGCGTGCGACAACGCCATTTCTTTGACTTCGATCACGATGACCGAAGTATTGTCCTTGGTCATTCTTAGGTTGGCTTCTTCCGAAAGATGAGAACAAGCCTCTTTTGCGTTCGTCGCGTTCCGCAGAATTTCTTCGAGATCGTCGATCTTGATCACATCGGTCAGCCCGTCCGTACAAAGAAGAATCCTATCTCCTTCGTTCAGAGATCCGGTGATGTCGAACAGATCCATCTGAAGGTCGGTAGTACCGCCTCCGATACAACTCGTGATATAACTTCGGGGAATAGAATGTCCTTTGACCGTATCCGAAAAGGAATGATCCACCGTGATCTTGTGAACCCCTTGCGCGGAAAGATGATAGGCGCGGCTGTCTCCCATATTGAAGACGAGCACCTTTCTTCTTCCGAACAAAGCGCCGACTAACGTGGTTCCCATGCCCAGCCTTCCTGTGGCCTTTGCGTGATCGTTGATCTCGTGGTTGATTTTGCGGAATAAGTTCTGCCAACCGGCGCGGGGCAGTTCTTCCAAAGGCTGAATCGCCCGTTCCATCCACGCGAGTTTTTCCAACGTCATGCGGCTTGCGATTTCACCGGAGATATGTCCGCCCATTCCGTCTGCGAGCGCGAGAATCAACGGAGAGGCCGCGGAATCACGAATCCCTGCGGAGGAAAAAGAACCCGATAC of Leptospira sanjuanensis contains these proteins:
- a CDS encoding beta-ketoacyl-[acyl-carrier-protein] synthase family protein encodes the protein MDKTKVNKNSRVVITGIGVVLPNTYSVDTFWKNLSEGNSQIDWITRFPTDDMPVKVAAEMNNFDWKKFLPDLNEKHAKNYNRETFAIMAAMEEARRDAKLEKDSVDPSKVGFIDSSSRASLAWWEHAWKLYHEEQNSGVFDRYSVLTSMASNPTNLTAIYANIQGFVTTITAACVGGHHAISLCYQAIRKGRAEVMYAGGHEFPLIKPLMMMYSDPASSVMSAEKDNPKAAIKPYDRNRDGFILGEGAAVLCMERMDHALARGAKIYAEVLGTFSYNEADHAMRMDLTGKKAATGLNRLLKISGLRLGDIDYFCGHGTATINNDMAESRALKVLYNGLARNKWAPLGSIKPIFGHTFGAAGIINVAATALMLEKQTLCPTINLKDVDPECDHDHITEGARKVRMRNAISMAFAIGSQSSFVSLTAPDLL
- a CDS encoding PP2C family protein-serine/threonine phosphatase; amino-acid sequence: MIINYFGITEKGNFRSHNEDSMYVSGEIVAGSVSGSFSSAGIRDSAASPLILALADGMGGHISGEIASRMTLEKLAWMERAIQPLEELPRAGWQNLFRKINHEINDHAKATGRLGMGTTLVGALFGRRKVLVFNMGDSRAYHLSAQGVHKITVDHSFSDTVKGHSIPRSYITSCIGGGTTDLQMDLFDITGSLNEGDRILLCTDGLTDVIKIDDLEEILRNATNAKEACSHLSEEANLRMTKDNTSVIVIEVKEMALSHAEPWKLTPGERKR
- a CDS encoding SiaB family protein kinase, giving the protein MKNGGLHRQYDHSKKLKSVLYYQGAVTHEILGSLTEILKDRIANEKRKNKILNVFVEMAQNVSHYSLEKEGDYGVGLILVKEKSHILKLSTANFLSAETASVLRTKLEHFLSLTGEEVKELYQEKIKGERPEDSKGAGLGFLEILKKSDFPFRSAFEPTETGDFFFTLTVFFRLG